The following coding sequences are from one Dreissena polymorpha isolate Duluth1 chromosome 8, UMN_Dpol_1.0, whole genome shotgun sequence window:
- the LOC127841131 gene encoding WD repeat-containing protein 6-like isoform X11, protein MSFISQYHTGPVTALSCLADHLLTGIGSNVWVYNISDGKVLQTLSVLPAGVVHGFRPARCESRVCVYGQKTLRLLNVLPSSGHLQCAGPKLELPDWIWDAAWIQGANQMCLALGHNVVVTVDIQTLQVISSVHCTEKCILYCGRFLSTYQDCVVLAAGTVFNQVVLWSPQVAMVAGDNRAEPFHRLTGHQGVIFNVCYRGDLGFICSVSDDRSVRLYRVQFSSPLCDRCGGGASPCVHDWVSMETQLQHALYGHSARVWDARLLSSCLVTIGEDSTCCIWSYEGRMIHKFKGHKGKSIWSVCIDKGEKLVFTSGGDHSVRAWSLQAAQAAVKQTETSTLDLQLDADESPRDTKLLSVHRILVITNKGRLVLYDKSRHSRQVVMWDQAFSSYAEMSLSHSRHLVAIGNLQGTLRIFGNFDGDPEVLVEAEICAGKVFSIHWLDNSTILTSGPAGAVTVWSILDGTLEKIATAELPSSKQRFVSAAALLFHGNQNSNQYLLCGDKIGTLYLYRLHDQEGVLVQTFPKCHGKVGVTHVSCHGDRVYSAGRDGTYRLYEWSDSGQLNILHSHRVCKGLEWIERLVVPEEGPDNIQVQGFYSNLFVVWSVLQNQKLLEVPCGGGHRAWDYCCHGDTATFVHVKAREVKVTSIATRPSQVLIKEALHGRELHDARFVSSMYDSKGRPVHAVATCSEDTDVCLALLYCILAPRCLSGTLVLYPCPQMSVWHSCIVSLPPDVCLALLYYEDCVTQLKVCHKLTSHISSVQCLAVCDSGKVTGRAPADMKLIFSGGGRAQLKVCRVQLGGNKHNPSSVCRNQTDPQLLDIGTDVHSIVECKKASEELRSAAVGEVQGGPACDQKGDCDTWRLAVDAGKSQQCPVTYESLCGLHLNNLTRRAKKPWRYPVENSDPETRLMDLCVVTLQGSRALFIVCAACSDGIVRLILFDEDEKEMSVIATSMCTEHCILKIVHLTIPFVPVGDQVGMGRSLQREVVLTAATDGRVTFWDITDVCHLVCRSRTVGRNCGDEDEESDTYDDEVQTESSCESHRHDVNSAHSKHVFEENKLKGNNVAKDILEADVNAGKGLAGVNVGGDVLRKCCSIQLHQSGINSLYVQHMAENRYIVLTGGDDNAIRVTAVSMDTSDTVTRVHTDKLGGHINPHSAQVTGVCLLDKDHVLSASIDQRLCIWKMVQSADTIGLQLVCAQLTSVSDVANISTSIDSETTHVLVSGMGLELFRLQRGDMSKVSTTANASNIISE, encoded by the exons ATGAGTTTCATTTCACAATACCATACCGGTCCTGTGACAGCCTTATCATGCCTTGCTGACCATTTGCTGACAG GAATAGGCAGCAATGTCTGGGTTTACAATATCAGTGATGGAAAGGTACTTCAGACTCTGTCAGTGCTTCCAGCAGGTGTTGTTCATGGATTCCGGCCTG CCCGTTGTGAGAGCAGAGTGTGTGTGTATGGTCAGAAAACACTGAGATTGCTGAATGTCCTTCCATCCAGCGGACATCTTCAATGTGCCGGTCCTAAGCTGGAGCTACCTGACTGGATATGGGATGCAGCTTGGATACAG GGAGCTAACCAGATGTGTTTGGCACTGGGACATAATGTCGTTGTCACCGTGGATATACAGACTCTGCAAGTGATCAGCTCCGTCCATTGTACAGAGAAATGTATACT TTACTGTGGTAGGTTTCTGTCCACATACCAGGACTGCGTAGTTCTGGCAGCTGGCACAGTGTTTAACCAGGTCGTGTTATGGAGTCCCCAGGTTGCCATGGTAGCGGGAGATAACAGGGCAGAGCCTTTCCATAGACTGACTGGTCATCAG GGTGTGATATTCAATGTTTGTTACCGTGGTGACCTGGGTTTTATCTGCTCTGTGTCTGATGACCGCAGTGTACGTCTGTACCGGGTACAGTTCTCCAGTCCCCTATGTGATAGGTGTGGGGGCGGGGCCTCCCCCTGTGTACATGACTGGGTATCCATGGAGACTCAGTTGCAGCACGCTCTATACGGACACTCTGCTCGTGTCTGGGACGCCAGGCTCCTCTCCAGCTGTCTTGTCACCATAGGAGAG GACTCTACATGCTGTATTTGGTCTTATGAAGGCCGGATGATACACAAGTTCAAAGGTCACAAGGGAAAGAGTATATGGAGTGTGTGCATTGACAAGGGAGAGAAGTTGGTGTTTACTAGTGGGGGAGACCACTCTGTGAGGGCCTGGAGCCTGCAGGCAGCTCAGGCAGCAGTCAAACAGACAGAGACCAGCACCCTGGACCTGCAG CTCGATGCAGATGAATCTCCCAGGGATACCAAACTGCTCAGTGTTCACAGGATACTGGTGATCACAAACAAGGG GCGCCTAGTCCTCTATGACAAATCACGGCACTCCAGGCAGGTGGTCATGTGGGACCAGGCGTTCTCCTCCTACGCAGAGATGAGCCTCTCACATAGTAGACACCTCGTTGCCATTGGCAACTTACAGGGGACACTCCGAATCTTTGGAAACTTTG ATGGTGATCCAGAAGTGCTTGTAGAAGCTGAGATCTGTGCGGGGAAGGTGTTCAGCATCCACTGGCTGGACAACAGCACTATCCTGACTTCCGGCCCAGCTGGAGCAGTG ACTGTGTGGAGCATCCTTGATGGTACCCTTGAGAAGATAGCCACAGCTGAGCTACCCAGCAGCAAGCAGAGGTTTGTGTCTGCAGCCGCGCTGCTTTTCCATGGCAACCAGAATAGCAACCAGTACCTGCTGTGTGGAGACAAGATTGGCACTTTATACTTGTACCGGTTGCACGACCAG GAAGGTGTTCTTGTGCAAACGTTTCCCAAGTGTCATGGGAAGGTAGGTGTGACCCATGTCAGTTGTCACGGAGACCGGGTGTACTCTGCAGGCAGGGACGGCACTTACAGGCTGTACGAGTGGTCTGATAGCGGCCAGCTGAACATCCTGCACAGTCACAGG GTGTGCAAAGGCCTTGAGTGGATAGAAAGGCTTGTGGTGCCTGAAGAAGGGCCTGACAATATCCAAGTGCAGGGATTCTACTCG AACTTGTTTGTTGTGTGGAGTGTTCTACAGAACCAGAAGCTCCTGGAGGTCCCGTGTGGCGGGGGACACAGGGCCTGGGACTACTGTTGCCATGGTGACACAGCCACCTTCGTGCATGTGAAGGCCAgggaggtcaaggtcacatccATAGCAACTAGGCCCAGTCAGGTGCTAATCAAG GAAGCATTGCACGGGAGGGAACTTCATGATGCTAGATTTGTGTCCTCTATGTATGACAGTAAAG GCCGGCCCGTCCATGCGGTAGCGACCTGCAGTGAGGATACTGATGTCTGTCTGGCACTCTTGTATTGTATCCTTGCCCCCAGATGTCTGTCTGGCACTCTTGTATTGTATCCTTGCCCCCAGATGTCTGTCTGGCACTCTTGTATTGTATCCTTGCCCCCAGATGTCTGTCTGGCACTCTTGTATT ATGAGGACTGTGTAACCCAGCTGAAGGTGTGTCACAAACTGACCAGCCACATCTCCAGTGTGCAGTGCCTGGCAGTGTGTGACTCGGGGAAAGTCACAGGCAGGGCACCAGCTGACATGAAGTTGATCTTCAGTGGAGGAGGGAGGGCCCAGCTCAAAGTATGCAGAGTGCAATTGGGTGGGAACAAGCACAACCCGTCTTCAGTCTGTAGGAATCAGACTGACCCTCAACTGTTAGATATTGGCACAGACGTTCATTCTATTGTTGAGTGTAAAAAAGCTTCAGAAGAGTTACGTAGTGCTGCTGTGGGTGAAGTTCAGGGTGGCCCAGCATGTGACCAGAAAGGAGACTGTGATACATGGAGACTTGCAGTGGACGCTGGGAAGAGTCAGCAGTGTCCAGTCACCTATGAGAGCTTATGTGGCCTTCACCTGAACAATCTGACAAGGAGGGCCAAAAAACCATGGCGATACCCAGTAGAGAACTCTGACCCAGAAACCAGACTTATGGACCTCTGTGTGGTGACCTTGCAAGGGTCAAGGGCATTGTTTATTGTCTGTGCTGCGTGTTCTGATGGGATTGTTag GTTAATATTGTTTGATGAAGATGAAAAAGAAATGTCAGTGATAGCTACGTCCATGTGTACAGAACATTGCATTCTTAAAATTGTGCACCTGACAATACCTTTTGTGCCAGTTGGGGACCAGGTAGGTATGGGGAGAAGCCTGCAAAGGGAGGTGGTGTTGACTGCAGCCACTGACGGCAGGGTCACATTCTGGGACATCACAGATGTATGCCATCTTGTATGCAGGAGCAGAACTGTGGGTCGCAATTGTGGAGATGAGGATGAGGAAAGTGATACATATGATGATGAAGTGCAAACAGAATCTTCTTGCGAAAGTCACAGACATGATGTCAACAGTGCACATTCTAAACATGTTTTTGAAGAAAATAAACTCAAAGGAAATAATGTAGCTAAGGATATTTTGGAAGCGGACGTCAATGCAGGAAAGGGATTAGCAGGAGTGAATGTTGGAGGTGACGTCTTGAGGAAGTGTTGTAGCATTCAACTCCATCAGTCTGGGATCAACAGTCTGTATGTTCAACACATGGCAG AGAATCGTTATATAGTGCTTACGGGTGGTGACGACAACGCCATCAGAGTCACTGCAGTTTCCATGGATACTTCAGACACTGTCACAAGAGTACACACAGACAAACTGGGAGGACATATTAATCCTCATAGCGCACAAGTCACTG GTGTAT
- the LOC127841131 gene encoding WD repeat-containing protein 6-like isoform X13: protein MSFISQYHTGPVTALSCLADHLLTGIGSNVWVYNISDGKVLQTLSVLPAGVVHGFRPARCESRVCVYGQKTLRLLNVLPSSGHLQCAGPKLELPDWIWDAAWIQGANQMCLALGHNVVVTVDIQTLQVISSVHCTEKCILYCGRFLSTYQDCVVLAAGTVFNQVVLWSPQVAMVAGDNRAEPFHRLTGHQGVIFNVCYRGDLGFICSVSDDRSVRLYRVQFSSPLCDRCGGGASPCVHDWVSMETQLQHALYGHSARVWDARLLSSCLVTIGEDSTCCIWSYEGRMIHKFKGHKGKSIWSVCIDKGEKLVFTSGGDHSVRAWSLQAAQAAVKQTETSTLDLQLDADESPRDTKLLSVHRILVITNKGRLVLYDKSRHSRQVVMWDQAFSSYAEMSLSHSRHLVAIGNLQGTLRIFGNFDGDPEVLVEAEICAGKVFSIHWLDNSTILTSGPAGAVTVWSILDGTLEKIATAELPSSKQRFVSAAALLFHGNQNSNQYLLCGDKIGTLYLYRLHDQEGVLVQTFPKCHGKVGVTHVSCHGDRVYSAGRDGTYRLYEWSDSGQLNILHSHRVCKGLEWIERLVVPEEGPDNIQVQGFYSNLFVVWSVLQNQKLLEVPCGGGHRAWDYCCHGDTATFVHVKAREVKVTSIATRPSQVLIKEALHGRELHDARFVSSMYDSKGRPVHAVATCSEDTDVCLALLYCILAPSEDTDVCLALLYCILAPSEDTDVCLALLYDEDCVTQLKVCHKLTSHISSVQCLAVCDSGKVTGRAPADMKLIFSGGGRAQLKVCRVQLGGNKHNPSSVCRNQTDPQLLDIGTDVHSIVECKKASEELRSAAVGEVQGGPACDQKGDCDTWRLAVDAGKSQQCPVTYESLCGLHLNNLTRRAKKPWRYPVENSDPETRLMDLCVVTLQGSRALFIVCAACSDGIVRLILFDEDEKEMSVIATSMCTEHCILKIVHLTIPFVPVGDQVGMGRSLQREVVLTAATDGRVTFWDITDVCHLVCRSRTVGRNCGDEDEESDTYDDEVQTESSCESHRHDVNSAHSKHVFEENKLKGNNVAKDILEADVNAGKGLAGVNVGGDVLRKCCSIQLHQSGINSLYVQHMAENRYIVLTGGDDNAIRVTAVSMDTSDTVTRVHTDKLGGHINPHSAQVTGVCLLDKDHVLSASIDQRLCIWKMVQSADTIGLQLVCAQLTSVSDVANISTSIDSETTHVLVSGMGLELFRLQRGDMSKVSTTANASNIISE from the exons ATGAGTTTCATTTCACAATACCATACCGGTCCTGTGACAGCCTTATCATGCCTTGCTGACCATTTGCTGACAG GAATAGGCAGCAATGTCTGGGTTTACAATATCAGTGATGGAAAGGTACTTCAGACTCTGTCAGTGCTTCCAGCAGGTGTTGTTCATGGATTCCGGCCTG CCCGTTGTGAGAGCAGAGTGTGTGTGTATGGTCAGAAAACACTGAGATTGCTGAATGTCCTTCCATCCAGCGGACATCTTCAATGTGCCGGTCCTAAGCTGGAGCTACCTGACTGGATATGGGATGCAGCTTGGATACAG GGAGCTAACCAGATGTGTTTGGCACTGGGACATAATGTCGTTGTCACCGTGGATATACAGACTCTGCAAGTGATCAGCTCCGTCCATTGTACAGAGAAATGTATACT TTACTGTGGTAGGTTTCTGTCCACATACCAGGACTGCGTAGTTCTGGCAGCTGGCACAGTGTTTAACCAGGTCGTGTTATGGAGTCCCCAGGTTGCCATGGTAGCGGGAGATAACAGGGCAGAGCCTTTCCATAGACTGACTGGTCATCAG GGTGTGATATTCAATGTTTGTTACCGTGGTGACCTGGGTTTTATCTGCTCTGTGTCTGATGACCGCAGTGTACGTCTGTACCGGGTACAGTTCTCCAGTCCCCTATGTGATAGGTGTGGGGGCGGGGCCTCCCCCTGTGTACATGACTGGGTATCCATGGAGACTCAGTTGCAGCACGCTCTATACGGACACTCTGCTCGTGTCTGGGACGCCAGGCTCCTCTCCAGCTGTCTTGTCACCATAGGAGAG GACTCTACATGCTGTATTTGGTCTTATGAAGGCCGGATGATACACAAGTTCAAAGGTCACAAGGGAAAGAGTATATGGAGTGTGTGCATTGACAAGGGAGAGAAGTTGGTGTTTACTAGTGGGGGAGACCACTCTGTGAGGGCCTGGAGCCTGCAGGCAGCTCAGGCAGCAGTCAAACAGACAGAGACCAGCACCCTGGACCTGCAG CTCGATGCAGATGAATCTCCCAGGGATACCAAACTGCTCAGTGTTCACAGGATACTGGTGATCACAAACAAGGG GCGCCTAGTCCTCTATGACAAATCACGGCACTCCAGGCAGGTGGTCATGTGGGACCAGGCGTTCTCCTCCTACGCAGAGATGAGCCTCTCACATAGTAGACACCTCGTTGCCATTGGCAACTTACAGGGGACACTCCGAATCTTTGGAAACTTTG ATGGTGATCCAGAAGTGCTTGTAGAAGCTGAGATCTGTGCGGGGAAGGTGTTCAGCATCCACTGGCTGGACAACAGCACTATCCTGACTTCCGGCCCAGCTGGAGCAGTG ACTGTGTGGAGCATCCTTGATGGTACCCTTGAGAAGATAGCCACAGCTGAGCTACCCAGCAGCAAGCAGAGGTTTGTGTCTGCAGCCGCGCTGCTTTTCCATGGCAACCAGAATAGCAACCAGTACCTGCTGTGTGGAGACAAGATTGGCACTTTATACTTGTACCGGTTGCACGACCAG GAAGGTGTTCTTGTGCAAACGTTTCCCAAGTGTCATGGGAAGGTAGGTGTGACCCATGTCAGTTGTCACGGAGACCGGGTGTACTCTGCAGGCAGGGACGGCACTTACAGGCTGTACGAGTGGTCTGATAGCGGCCAGCTGAACATCCTGCACAGTCACAGG GTGTGCAAAGGCCTTGAGTGGATAGAAAGGCTTGTGGTGCCTGAAGAAGGGCCTGACAATATCCAAGTGCAGGGATTCTACTCG AACTTGTTTGTTGTGTGGAGTGTTCTACAGAACCAGAAGCTCCTGGAGGTCCCGTGTGGCGGGGGACACAGGGCCTGGGACTACTGTTGCCATGGTGACACAGCCACCTTCGTGCATGTGAAGGCCAgggaggtcaaggtcacatccATAGCAACTAGGCCCAGTCAGGTGCTAATCAAG GAAGCATTGCACGGGAGGGAACTTCATGATGCTAGATTTGTGTCCTCTATGTATGACAGTAAAG GCCGGCCCGTCCATGCGGTAGCGACCTGCAGTGAGGATACTGATGTCT GTCTGGCACTCTTGTATTGTATCCTTGCCCCCAGTGAGGATACAGATGTCTGTCTGGCACTCTTGTATTGTATCCTTGCCCCCAGTGAGGATACTGATGTCTGTCTGGCACTCTTGTATG ATGAGGACTGTGTAACCCAGCTGAAGGTGTGTCACAAACTGACCAGCCACATCTCCAGTGTGCAGTGCCTGGCAGTGTGTGACTCGGGGAAAGTCACAGGCAGGGCACCAGCTGACATGAAGTTGATCTTCAGTGGAGGAGGGAGGGCCCAGCTCAAAGTATGCAGAGTGCAATTGGGTGGGAACAAGCACAACCCGTCTTCAGTCTGTAGGAATCAGACTGACCCTCAACTGTTAGATATTGGCACAGACGTTCATTCTATTGTTGAGTGTAAAAAAGCTTCAGAAGAGTTACGTAGTGCTGCTGTGGGTGAAGTTCAGGGTGGCCCAGCATGTGACCAGAAAGGAGACTGTGATACATGGAGACTTGCAGTGGACGCTGGGAAGAGTCAGCAGTGTCCAGTCACCTATGAGAGCTTATGTGGCCTTCACCTGAACAATCTGACAAGGAGGGCCAAAAAACCATGGCGATACCCAGTAGAGAACTCTGACCCAGAAACCAGACTTATGGACCTCTGTGTGGTGACCTTGCAAGGGTCAAGGGCATTGTTTATTGTCTGTGCTGCGTGTTCTGATGGGATTGTTag GTTAATATTGTTTGATGAAGATGAAAAAGAAATGTCAGTGATAGCTACGTCCATGTGTACAGAACATTGCATTCTTAAAATTGTGCACCTGACAATACCTTTTGTGCCAGTTGGGGACCAGGTAGGTATGGGGAGAAGCCTGCAAAGGGAGGTGGTGTTGACTGCAGCCACTGACGGCAGGGTCACATTCTGGGACATCACAGATGTATGCCATCTTGTATGCAGGAGCAGAACTGTGGGTCGCAATTGTGGAGATGAGGATGAGGAAAGTGATACATATGATGATGAAGTGCAAACAGAATCTTCTTGCGAAAGTCACAGACATGATGTCAACAGTGCACATTCTAAACATGTTTTTGAAGAAAATAAACTCAAAGGAAATAATGTAGCTAAGGATATTTTGGAAGCGGACGTCAATGCAGGAAAGGGATTAGCAGGAGTGAATGTTGGAGGTGACGTCTTGAGGAAGTGTTGTAGCATTCAACTCCATCAGTCTGGGATCAACAGTCTGTATGTTCAACACATGGCAG AGAATCGTTATATAGTGCTTACGGGTGGTGACGACAACGCCATCAGAGTCACTGCAGTTTCCATGGATACTTCAGACACTGTCACAAGAGTACACACAGACAAACTGGGAGGACATATTAATCCTCATAGCGCACAAGTCACTG GTGTAT
- the LOC127841131 gene encoding WD repeat-containing protein 6-like isoform X16: protein MSFISQYHTGPVTALSCLADHLLTGIGSNVWVYNISDGKVLQTLSVLPAGVVHGFRPARCESRVCVYGQKTLRLLNVLPSSGHLQCAGPKLELPDWIWDAAWIQGANQMCLALGHNVVVTVDIQTLQVISSVHCTEKCILYCGRFLSTYQDCVVLAAGTVFNQVVLWSPQVAMVAGDNRAEPFHRLTGHQGVIFNVCYRGDLGFICSVSDDRSVRLYRVQFSSPLCDRCGGGASPCVHDWVSMETQLQHALYGHSARVWDARLLSSCLVTIGEDSTCCIWSYEGRMIHKFKGHKGKSIWSVCIDKGEKLVFTSGGDHSVRAWSLQAAQAAVKQTETSTLDLQLDADESPRDTKLLSVHRILVITNKGRLVLYDKSRHSRQVVMWDQAFSSYAEMSLSHSRHLVAIGNLQGTLRIFGNFDGDPEVLVEAEICAGKVFSIHWLDNSTILTSGPAGAVTVWSILDGTLEKIATAELPSSKQRFVSAAALLFHGNQNSNQYLLCGDKIGTLYLYRLHDQEGVLVQTFPKCHGKVGVTHVSCHGDRVYSAGRDGTYRLYEWSDSGQLNILHSHRVCKGLEWIERLVVPEEGPDNIQVQGFYSNLFVVWSVLQNQKLLEVPCGGGHRAWDYCCHGDTATFVHVKAREVKVTSIATRPSQVLIKEALHGRELHDARFVSSMYDSKGRPVHAVATCSEDTDVCLALLYYEDCVTQLKVCHKLTSHISSVQCLAVCDSGKVTGRAPADMKLIFSGGGRAQLKVCRVQLGGNKHNPSSVCRNQTDPQLLDIGTDVHSIVECKKASEELRSAAVGEVQGGPACDQKGDCDTWRLAVDAGKSQQCPVTYESLCGLHLNNLTRRAKKPWRYPVENSDPETRLMDLCVVTLQGSRALFIVCAACSDGIVRLILFDEDEKEMSVIATSMCTEHCILKIVHLTIPFVPVGDQVGMGRSLQREVVLTAATDGRVTFWDITDVCHLVCRSRTVGRNCGDEDEESDTYDDEVQTESSCESHRHDVNSAHSKHVFEENKLKGNNVAKDILEADVNAGKGLAGVNVGGDVLRKCCSIQLHQSGINSLYVQHMAENRYIVLTGGDDNAIRVTAVSMDTSDTVTRVHTDKLGGHINPHSAQVTGVCLLDKDHVLSASIDQRLCIWKMVQSADTIGLQLVCAQLTSVSDVANISTSIDSETTHVLVSGMGLELFRLQRGDMSKVSTTANASNIISE from the exons ATGAGTTTCATTTCACAATACCATACCGGTCCTGTGACAGCCTTATCATGCCTTGCTGACCATTTGCTGACAG GAATAGGCAGCAATGTCTGGGTTTACAATATCAGTGATGGAAAGGTACTTCAGACTCTGTCAGTGCTTCCAGCAGGTGTTGTTCATGGATTCCGGCCTG CCCGTTGTGAGAGCAGAGTGTGTGTGTATGGTCAGAAAACACTGAGATTGCTGAATGTCCTTCCATCCAGCGGACATCTTCAATGTGCCGGTCCTAAGCTGGAGCTACCTGACTGGATATGGGATGCAGCTTGGATACAG GGAGCTAACCAGATGTGTTTGGCACTGGGACATAATGTCGTTGTCACCGTGGATATACAGACTCTGCAAGTGATCAGCTCCGTCCATTGTACAGAGAAATGTATACT TTACTGTGGTAGGTTTCTGTCCACATACCAGGACTGCGTAGTTCTGGCAGCTGGCACAGTGTTTAACCAGGTCGTGTTATGGAGTCCCCAGGTTGCCATGGTAGCGGGAGATAACAGGGCAGAGCCTTTCCATAGACTGACTGGTCATCAG GGTGTGATATTCAATGTTTGTTACCGTGGTGACCTGGGTTTTATCTGCTCTGTGTCTGATGACCGCAGTGTACGTCTGTACCGGGTACAGTTCTCCAGTCCCCTATGTGATAGGTGTGGGGGCGGGGCCTCCCCCTGTGTACATGACTGGGTATCCATGGAGACTCAGTTGCAGCACGCTCTATACGGACACTCTGCTCGTGTCTGGGACGCCAGGCTCCTCTCCAGCTGTCTTGTCACCATAGGAGAG GACTCTACATGCTGTATTTGGTCTTATGAAGGCCGGATGATACACAAGTTCAAAGGTCACAAGGGAAAGAGTATATGGAGTGTGTGCATTGACAAGGGAGAGAAGTTGGTGTTTACTAGTGGGGGAGACCACTCTGTGAGGGCCTGGAGCCTGCAGGCAGCTCAGGCAGCAGTCAAACAGACAGAGACCAGCACCCTGGACCTGCAG CTCGATGCAGATGAATCTCCCAGGGATACCAAACTGCTCAGTGTTCACAGGATACTGGTGATCACAAACAAGGG GCGCCTAGTCCTCTATGACAAATCACGGCACTCCAGGCAGGTGGTCATGTGGGACCAGGCGTTCTCCTCCTACGCAGAGATGAGCCTCTCACATAGTAGACACCTCGTTGCCATTGGCAACTTACAGGGGACACTCCGAATCTTTGGAAACTTTG ATGGTGATCCAGAAGTGCTTGTAGAAGCTGAGATCTGTGCGGGGAAGGTGTTCAGCATCCACTGGCTGGACAACAGCACTATCCTGACTTCCGGCCCAGCTGGAGCAGTG ACTGTGTGGAGCATCCTTGATGGTACCCTTGAGAAGATAGCCACAGCTGAGCTACCCAGCAGCAAGCAGAGGTTTGTGTCTGCAGCCGCGCTGCTTTTCCATGGCAACCAGAATAGCAACCAGTACCTGCTGTGTGGAGACAAGATTGGCACTTTATACTTGTACCGGTTGCACGACCAG GAAGGTGTTCTTGTGCAAACGTTTCCCAAGTGTCATGGGAAGGTAGGTGTGACCCATGTCAGTTGTCACGGAGACCGGGTGTACTCTGCAGGCAGGGACGGCACTTACAGGCTGTACGAGTGGTCTGATAGCGGCCAGCTGAACATCCTGCACAGTCACAGG GTGTGCAAAGGCCTTGAGTGGATAGAAAGGCTTGTGGTGCCTGAAGAAGGGCCTGACAATATCCAAGTGCAGGGATTCTACTCG AACTTGTTTGTTGTGTGGAGTGTTCTACAGAACCAGAAGCTCCTGGAGGTCCCGTGTGGCGGGGGACACAGGGCCTGGGACTACTGTTGCCATGGTGACACAGCCACCTTCGTGCATGTGAAGGCCAgggaggtcaaggtcacatccATAGCAACTAGGCCCAGTCAGGTGCTAATCAAG GAAGCATTGCACGGGAGGGAACTTCATGATGCTAGATTTGTGTCCTCTATGTATGACAGTAAAG GCCGGCCCGTCCATGCGGTAGCGACCTGCAGTGAGGATACTGATGTCTGTCTGGCACTCTTGTATT ATGAGGACTGTGTAACCCAGCTGAAGGTGTGTCACAAACTGACCAGCCACATCTCCAGTGTGCAGTGCCTGGCAGTGTGTGACTCGGGGAAAGTCACAGGCAGGGCACCAGCTGACATGAAGTTGATCTTCAGTGGAGGAGGGAGGGCCCAGCTCAAAGTATGCAGAGTGCAATTGGGTGGGAACAAGCACAACCCGTCTTCAGTCTGTAGGAATCAGACTGACCCTCAACTGTTAGATATTGGCACAGACGTTCATTCTATTGTTGAGTGTAAAAAAGCTTCAGAAGAGTTACGTAGTGCTGCTGTGGGTGAAGTTCAGGGTGGCCCAGCATGTGACCAGAAAGGAGACTGTGATACATGGAGACTTGCAGTGGACGCTGGGAAGAGTCAGCAGTGTCCAGTCACCTATGAGAGCTTATGTGGCCTTCACCTGAACAATCTGACAAGGAGGGCCAAAAAACCATGGCGATACCCAGTAGAGAACTCTGACCCAGAAACCAGACTTATGGACCTCTGTGTGGTGACCTTGCAAGGGTCAAGGGCATTGTTTATTGTCTGTGCTGCGTGTTCTGATGGGATTGTTag GTTAATATTGTTTGATGAAGATGAAAAAGAAATGTCAGTGATAGCTACGTCCATGTGTACAGAACATTGCATTCTTAAAATTGTGCACCTGACAATACCTTTTGTGCCAGTTGGGGACCAGGTAGGTATGGGGAGAAGCCTGCAAAGGGAGGTGGTGTTGACTGCAGCCACTGACGGCAGGGTCACATTCTGGGACATCACAGATGTATGCCATCTTGTATGCAGGAGCAGAACTGTGGGTCGCAATTGTGGAGATGAGGATGAGGAAAGTGATACATATGATGATGAAGTGCAAACAGAATCTTCTTGCGAAAGTCACAGACATGATGTCAACAGTGCACATTCTAAACATGTTTTTGAAGAAAATAAACTCAAAGGAAATAATGTAGCTAAGGATATTTTGGAAGCGGACGTCAATGCAGGAAAGGGATTAGCAGGAGTGAATGTTGGAGGTGACGTCTTGAGGAAGTGTTGTAGCATTCAACTCCATCAGTCTGGGATCAACAGTCTGTATGTTCAACACATGGCAG AGAATCGTTATATAGTGCTTACGGGTGGTGACGACAACGCCATCAGAGTCACTGCAGTTTCCATGGATACTTCAGACACTGTCACAAGAGTACACACAGACAAACTGGGAGGACATATTAATCCTCATAGCGCACAAGTCACTG GTGTAT